The following are encoded together in the Sphingomicrobium clamense genome:
- a CDS encoding 3-deoxy-manno-octulosonate cytidylyltransferase produces the protein MSGPAIVIPARYASTRYPGKPLAELRGADGVAKSLVRRSWEAAMAVDGIASVHVATDDDRIADHVRDFGGEVIMTPAECRNGTERCAAALDAFDDEPEIVVNLQGDAPLTPAWFVEELVAALRQRSDVDMATPVLRADHDHWTALVEDRRAGRVGGTTAVFDATGRALYFSKEVIPFLAPDAASAMTQLPVFHHVGVYAYRPDTLRAYGQWPVGPLESQEGLEQLRFLEQGRAVLCVETDARGRTFWELNNPEDIEKIEAALHAP, from the coding sequence GTGAGCGGGCCGGCGATCGTCATTCCGGCGCGCTACGCGTCGACCCGCTATCCCGGAAAACCCCTCGCGGAGCTGCGCGGCGCCGATGGCGTCGCCAAGAGCCTTGTCCGTCGTAGTTGGGAGGCGGCGATGGCCGTCGACGGGATTGCCTCGGTCCACGTAGCGACCGATGACGATCGCATCGCCGACCATGTCCGCGACTTTGGCGGCGAGGTCATCATGACCCCCGCCGAGTGCCGCAACGGCACCGAACGCTGCGCCGCCGCGCTCGATGCCTTCGACGACGAGCCCGAAATCGTCGTCAACCTGCAGGGCGACGCGCCGCTGACGCCCGCCTGGTTCGTCGAGGAGCTGGTCGCGGCCCTGCGCCAACGGTCCGATGTCGACATGGCCACGCCTGTACTGCGCGCGGATCACGATCATTGGACCGCGCTGGTCGAGGATCGTCGCGCAGGTCGCGTGGGCGGTACGACGGCGGTCTTCGATGCCACCGGCCGTGCACTCTATTTCTCGAAAGAAGTCATCCCGTTCCTCGCGCCCGACGCTGCTTCGGCGATGACGCAGCTTCCGGTCTTCCACCATGTCGGGGTTTATGCCTATCGGCCCGACACGCTTCGCGCCTATGGGCAATGGCCCGTCGGGCCACTAGAGAGCCAGGAAGGCCTGGAGCAATTGCGTTTCCTCGAGCAGGGACGCGCTGTCCTGTGCGTCGAAACCGACGCGCGAGGCAGGACGTTCTGGGAATTGAACAACCCTGAAGACATCGAAAAGATCGAAGCCGCGCTCCATGCCCCGTGA
- a CDS encoding KpsF/GutQ family sugar-phosphate isomerase gives MNVEKLKLQVADRAAMRESVRSIFVKEAEAIEAFARGGLDTVCAAIELIVSRDGSLIVTGVGKSGHIGRKIASTFRSLGRHAVFMHAAESSHGDLGLIDPNGVVLALSNSGETAELADMLAYCRAHEIPVISVTSSAESTLAEASTVCIAYGELSEVCINGLAPTTSTTLTLAIGDALAVGFSDLAGVTADDFRRYHPGGKLGQRLRKVEDVMHTGDALPLVSPEAKLVDLTLIMAEKALGCALVTENGKTLGIITDGDIRRHAAELHDLKAIDIMSVNPVTVDRDITLEKAALELSQAKVSVGIVQDSLMRTIGVLHIHQCVLD, from the coding sequence ATGAACGTTGAAAAGCTTAAGCTGCAAGTTGCCGACCGCGCCGCAATGCGCGAATCCGTGCGATCCATCTTCGTCAAGGAGGCCGAGGCCATCGAAGCGTTCGCGCGCGGAGGCCTCGATACGGTGTGCGCGGCGATCGAACTGATCGTCTCGCGCGACGGCTCGCTGATCGTGACCGGTGTCGGCAAGAGCGGCCATATCGGTCGCAAGATCGCCTCGACCTTCCGCTCGCTCGGCCGCCACGCGGTCTTCATGCATGCCGCCGAGAGCAGCCACGGCGATCTCGGCCTCATCGATCCCAACGGCGTTGTTTTGGCGCTATCCAATTCGGGCGAGACCGCAGAATTGGCGGACATGCTCGCTTATTGCCGCGCCCACGAAATTCCGGTCATCTCGGTGACCAGCAGCGCCGAAAGCACGCTTGCCGAGGCCTCCACCGTCTGCATCGCCTATGGCGAGCTGAGCGAGGTGTGCATCAACGGTCTCGCGCCGACGACGTCGACCACGCTGACGCTGGCCATCGGCGACGCGCTCGCGGTCGGGTTCAGCGACCTTGCGGGCGTCACTGCCGACGACTTCCGTCGCTATCACCCGGGCGGCAAGCTCGGTCAGCGACTGCGCAAGGTTGAGGACGTGATGCACACGGGTGATGCGCTCCCGCTGGTGTCCCCCGAGGCCAAGCTCGTCGACCTGACGTTGATCATGGCGGAAAAGGCACTGGGCTGCGCGCTCGTGACCGAGAATGGCAAGACGCTCGGCATCATCACCGACGGTGATATTCGTCGCCACGCTGCCGAGCTACACGACCTGAAGGCGATCGACATCATGTCGGTCAACCCGGTCACCGTCGATCGCGACATCACGCTGGAAAAGGCCGCGCTCGAGCTGAGCCAAGCAAAGGTCTCGGTCGGGATCGTGCAGGACAGCCTGATGCGCACCATCGGCGTGCTCCACATCCATCAGTGCGTCCTCGACTAA
- the kdsA gene encoding 3-deoxy-8-phosphooctulonate synthase, with product MPRDPLLNSRSIRIGDIDVGNDLPFVLLMGPCQIEGRDHALMMAEKIAEACTTNGRRFIYKSSYDKANRSSIDTARGVGMDEGLRILEEIRDTFGCPVLTDVHAADQCAPVAEVVDVLQIPAFLCRQTDLLVAAAKTGKAINVKKGQFLAPADMWNVANKIIASGNDRVMLCERGASFGYNTLVSDFRAIPIMAETGCPVVFDATHSVQQPGGQGTTSGGQRQFVETLARAAVAIGVAALFMETHQDPDNAPSDGPNMVPVDQMQGLLERLGRIEEAAAG from the coding sequence ATGCCCCGTGATCCCCTCCTGAACAGCCGCTCCATCCGCATCGGTGACATCGACGTTGGCAACGATTTGCCCTTCGTGTTGCTCATGGGGCCATGCCAGATCGAGGGGCGCGACCATGCGCTGATGATGGCGGAGAAGATTGCCGAGGCCTGCACGACCAACGGGCGGCGCTTCATCTACAAGTCGAGCTACGACAAGGCCAACCGCTCCTCGATCGACACCGCGCGCGGCGTCGGCATGGATGAGGGGCTCAGGATCCTCGAGGAGATCCGAGACACGTTCGGTTGTCCGGTGCTGACCGACGTCCACGCCGCCGACCAGTGCGCGCCGGTCGCCGAAGTCGTCGACGTGCTCCAGATCCCCGCCTTCCTGTGCCGCCAGACCGACCTGCTGGTGGCGGCGGCGAAGACCGGGAAGGCAATCAACGTCAAGAAGGGCCAGTTCCTCGCGCCGGCGGACATGTGGAACGTCGCCAACAAGATTATCGCCAGCGGCAACGACCGCGTGATGCTGTGCGAGCGCGGGGCAAGCTTCGGCTACAATACGCTGGTCAGCGATTTTCGCGCCATTCCGATTATGGCGGAGACCGGCTGCCCGGTCGTGTTCGATGCGACCCATTCGGTGCAGCAGCCCGGCGGGCAGGGGACGACCTCGGGCGGCCAGCGCCAGTTCGTCGAGACGCTCGCGCGCGCGGCGGTCGCGATCGGCGTCGCGGCACTCTTCATGGAAACCCATCAGGACCCCGACAATGCCCCGTCGGACGGACCCAACATGGTCCCGGTCGACCAGATGCAGGGGCTGCTCGAGCGGCTGGGCCGGATCGAAGAGGCGGCTGCCGGTTGA